The stretch of DNA ACTCGCGGCGCACGCGGCTGCACCAGCATTGCGGAATCGACTAAGCTTAGGGTGATGAGCGGCGCGGCGATGACGAATACACAAGCGATTATGCAGGTGAAGTTGATCGATTACGCGCAGGCGCCGCTGGAAAAGCTCTACGCGGCCTTTCGCACCTGCTACTCCCCCGACACCCCGATCGAGATCTGGCAGAAGATCGAGACGGAGAAAATCAGCCGCGAGAAAATTCGGGAGTTTATCGGTGAGCGGCTCAAGACCGGCCACGGCTCGCCGCTCGAACAGGTGGTTTTCTGGTTCGCGATCGCGGGCGTCTCGCGATCTTTGTCCCATCAGTTCGTACGCCATCGGATCGGCATCAGCTTCGAGCAGCAGAGCCAGCGCTACGTCAAATTCAAAGAGGACAAGCTGGCCTTCGTGATGCCGGAATCGTGGGCGCGCGCCGAACTCGACGACGACTTCGCCGCGCTGCTCGCCCAGACCTCGGCGCTCTACGCGAAGGCGCTGAAAGCCGGGATTCCAGCAGAAGATGCGCGGTTTATTCTGCCCAACGCGGCACCGACGAATTTTCACGTGATGGTGAATTTTGCCGAGATGCTGCACATCTGCGACCTGCGGCTGTGCGTCCGCGCGCAGTGGGAGATTCGCCGGATGGTCGCGTTGATGCGCGCTGAGATCAAGCGGATTCTGCCGGAGATCGCGGCTTTCCTGCAGCCCAAATGCGGCGAGAATCGCATGGGGTACTGCGACGAGTCGCTCGCGGATTGGGAGAAATGTCCGCTCGGGCGCGTGCGGCCGCATAAGTCCGCCCTGTTCGAGATGTACGAGAAACACGGCACACGCAAGGCGCAGGCGCTCAGCGAGGTTGAATTCCGCGCCGTCGAGGAAAAAGAGCTGCTCTGACCGATCAGGGTGTTTCCGCGCGCTGACCCTCGAAGGCCTCAAACACGCGGCGAGCTGATGCGGGTCGTCGCGATCCGATAAAACCCCCCTAATGCGCGGCGGTCGCGGCTCGATTAGTATGCAGGGTTATGCTGCGTTTCCTTACTGCCGGCGAATCTCACGGGCCCGAACTGGTCGCGGTGGTCGAAGGCGCGCCGGCTGGCTTCACGATCGATCTGGCGGCGATCAATCACGATTTGGCGCGCCGTCAAAAAGGCTACGGACGCGGCGGCAGGATGGCGATCGAAAAGGACGAAGTGCGGGTCGTCTCCGGGATCCGCTTCGGCCGCACGATGGGCAGTCCGGTAACTTTTATCGTCGAGAATCGCGATTTCAAGAACTGGGAAAAGCGCATGTCGGTCGATCCGAACGATCGCGGCGAGGCCAAGATCGTGACGCGCCCACGTCCGGGTCACGCCGACCTGGCCGGCGTGCTCAAGTACAACCTCGAGGATATCCGCGACGTGCTCGAACGGGCTTCGGCGCGCGAGACCACAGCGCGGGTGGCGATCGGCGCTTTCGCGAAGCAGTTTCTCACGCCGTTCGGCGTCACCGTGTTGGGCTATGTCGCCAGTATCGGCGAGATTGAGGCGCACGCGCCGGACGGAATCGACTTCACGCAACTCGCACGGGTTACCGAGGAATCGTTGGTGCGCGTGGCTGATCCAACTGCCGAGCGCGCGATCATCACCGAAATCGATGAGTGCAAAAAAACCGGCGATACGCTCGGCGGCGTGGTCGAAGTCGTCGCGAGCGGGCTGCCGGTGGGACTCGGCAGTTATGTCCAGTGGGATCGCAAGCTCGACGCCCGCCTCGGCCACGCCCTGATGAGCGTGCAGGCGGTGAAGGGGGTCGAGTTCGGTATGGGCTTCGGCGCGGCGCGGGTGCGCGGCTCGGCCCTGCACGATGAGATCGGCTATGACGCCGAGGAGCGGCGCTTTACCCGCCACTCAAACAACTCCGGCGGCACCGAAGGCGGCATGAGCACCGGCGAGCCGCTGCGCATGCGCGTCGCGTTCAAGCCGCTCTCGACGCTGATGCGCCCACTGCGCTCGGCGGATATCCGCAGCAAGCAGGAGGCCCCCGGCACGATCGAAAGATCGGATGTGTGTGCGATTCCGGCGGCCGCGGTGATCGCCGAGGCAGTCGTCGCGTTCGAACTCGCGGCGGCCTTCCTCGAGAAATTCGGCGGCGATTCCTTCACCGAGACCGCACGCAACTATCATAGCTATCTGGATCAGGTGCACAGCTACTGAGCGGTGATGGCGCCCAAACTCATCCTGACCGGCTTCATGGCAACCGGCAAAAGCGCCGTGGCCCGCGCACTAGCCGCGCGGCTCGGCTGGCGCTTTGTCGATTGTGACGCCGAAATCGCGGCGCGGGCGGGCAAATCGATTCCGGAGATTTTCCGCGATTCCGGCGAGATGCAGTTTCGCCGGCTCGAACGCGAAGTCATCGCCGCGATCGCGGACGACGCCATACGCTGCCCGCACTGCCACGAGCCGCGTCCGGCGGTGGTCGCGACCGGCGGCGGCGCTATTGTTGATCCGGCCAACTGCGAGCGGCTCAAGCGCGCCGGTCTGATCGTTTGTCTGACCGCACGACCCGAAGTGATCGCGCGGCGCATCGGCGCATCGGCGCGCTCGCGCCCGATGCTCACGCAGGGCGGCAAGCCGCTCAAAGATCGTATCATCGAGCTGCTCGAAGCGCGGCGCGAGGCCTATGCGCGCGCGGCGATCACGATCGACACGTCGCACTTGAGTATCGAGCAGGTGGTGGACGAGATTCTGCGCGCGATGACGGCTGAGCGCCCGGCAAAATGGCGGCTTTCCGCGTAGAACTCGCAGCCGCCGCGCATGACGTCCACGTCGGGCCGGGACTCCTTGCGCAAGTTGCGCAACTGGCCCGCGACGCGGGTCTTCCAGGCGGACGAGCTGCGATCGTCACCGATGCGAATGTCGCCAGATTCTACGGCGACGCCGTCCGCGCCGCGCTCCACGAGGGCGGCTTTGAGCCTATAACCATCGAAGTGCCCGCGGGTGAGTCGAGCAAATCGCTCGCGATGCTCGAGACCGTCTATGACCGTCTGACGGCGGCCGAAATCGATCGCGGGAGCACGGTCTTCGCGCTCGGCGGCGGTGTGGTTGGCGACCTTGCCGGTTTCGCCGCGGCGACCTACTTGCGCGGCCTGCCCCTGGTGCAGCTGCCGACGACGCTGGTCGCCCAGGTCGATTCCGCTCTCGGCGGCAAGACCGCGGTGAACTCGCGCGCCGCGAAGAACCTGATCGGCGCCTTCTATCAGCCGCGCCTGATTGTCGCCGATACGCTGGCGCTCGCCACGTTGCCCGATCGCGAGTTTCGCGAAGGGCTCGCCGAGGTCGTCAAGTACGGCGCGATCATGGATGCCCCCTTTATCGATTGGCTTGAGCGCGCGATGCCCGCGATTTTGTCGCGCGACCCGGCGGCGCTTGAGCAGGTGGTCGAGCGCTCGCTGCGGCACAAGGCATTCGTCGTCGCGCACGACGAGCGCGAAGGCGGCCTGCGCAAAATTCTTAACTTCGGTCATACTCTGGGCCATGCACTCGAAGCCTCTGCGGGCTACGGCGCCTATTTTCATGGGGAAGCGGTGGCTATCGGGATGGTCGTGGCGGCTCGCCTGTCGAGCCGCTATGCGGGTTTCAGCGCCGGCGAGGCCTCACGACTCGAACGGTTGATTGCGGCGGCCGGGTTACCTACTCAGATGCCGGACGGCTGGCGGAGCGTGGATT from Candidatus Binataceae bacterium encodes:
- the thyX gene encoding FAD-dependent thymidylate synthase yields the protein MTNTQAIMQVKLIDYAQAPLEKLYAAFRTCYSPDTPIEIWQKIETEKISREKIREFIGERLKTGHGSPLEQVVFWFAIAGVSRSLSHQFVRHRIGISFEQQSQRYVKFKEDKLAFVMPESWARAELDDDFAALLAQTSALYAKALKAGIPAEDARFILPNAAPTNFHVMVNFAEMLHICDLRLCVRAQWEIRRMVALMRAEIKRILPEIAAFLQPKCGENRMGYCDESLADWEKCPLGRVRPHKSALFEMYEKHGTRKAQALSEVEFRAVEEKELL
- the aroC gene encoding chorismate synthase; translation: MLRFLTAGESHGPELVAVVEGAPAGFTIDLAAINHDLARRQKGYGRGGRMAIEKDEVRVVSGIRFGRTMGSPVTFIVENRDFKNWEKRMSVDPNDRGEAKIVTRPRPGHADLAGVLKYNLEDIRDVLERASARETTARVAIGAFAKQFLTPFGVTVLGYVASIGEIEAHAPDGIDFTQLARVTEESLVRVADPTAERAIITEIDECKKTGDTLGGVVEVVASGLPVGLGSYVQWDRKLDARLGHALMSVQAVKGVEFGMGFGAARVRGSALHDEIGYDAEERRFTRHSNNSGGTEGGMSTGEPLRMRVAFKPLSTLMRPLRSADIRSKQEAPGTIERSDVCAIPAAAVIAEAVVAFELAAAFLEKFGGDSFTETARNYHSYLDQVHSY
- a CDS encoding shikimate kinase, whose protein sequence is MAPKLILTGFMATGKSAVARALAARLGWRFVDCDAEIAARAGKSIPEIFRDSGEMQFRRLEREVIAAIADDAIRCPHCHEPRPAVVATGGGAIVDPANCERLKRAGLIVCLTARPEVIARRIGASARSRPMLTQGGKPLKDRIIELLEARREAYARAAITIDTSHLSIEQVVDEILRAMTAERPAKWRLSA
- the aroB gene encoding 3-dehydroquinate synthase, with the protein product MAAFRVELAAAAHDVHVGPGLLAQVAQLARDAGLPGGRAAIVTDANVARFYGDAVRAALHEGGFEPITIEVPAGESSKSLAMLETVYDRLTAAEIDRGSTVFALGGGVVGDLAGFAAATYLRGLPLVQLPTTLVAQVDSALGGKTAVNSRAAKNLIGAFYQPRLIVADTLALATLPDREFREGLAEVVKYGAIMDAPFIDWLERAMPAILSRDPAALEQVVERSLRHKAFVVAHDEREGGLRKILNFGHTLGHALEASAGYGAYFHGEAVAIGMVVAARLSSRYAGFSAGEASRLERLIAAAGLPTQMPDGWRSVDFLQALRLDKKRVGGEVEFVLLDRLGHAVTRKLSFDEITSGA